In Fluviicola taffensis DSM 16823, the following are encoded in one genomic region:
- the tilS gene encoding tRNA lysidine(34) synthetase TilS, with the protein MSVVIESISKFDLDRLNICVACSAGLDSTVLLEALIQLGHSPKILHINYQLREEDSEKDEEFVRDLAKKYELEIEVIHCPKEITKGKGINIQEAARNFRHAHFQQFIHENSANRILLAHHQDDQIETFFLQLLRGSGIFGLGGMHAERKGIIRPFLSLTKEELRDFALENKLQWREDWSNQENKYKRNQFRNQIIPQLVESNPNLIESIRTIQEVFREEQQSIYANLQRRLQGWEKSFVISYDEWDNLTVEERIIVCNQFDWPYWMIERIQELKESKLSSKIDKSPVFRTKDGFSWNSNLEEITHWEFKIEEVEFLPDTFTKWEAYLDQSVSKNSLKKGFSSKTDFIYPIGMSGKSNVHKLLKDKGVPEQWRSTYPVFWSGGQIVWIPGVTVSRNHVSTNTSALKISVSQGLTNL; encoded by the coding sequence ATGTCAGTGGTAATTGAATCAATTAGTAAATTTGACCTAGATCGTTTGAATATCTGTGTCGCCTGTTCAGCTGGATTGGATTCTACCGTTTTACTCGAAGCTTTGATTCAATTGGGACATAGTCCTAAAATTCTTCACATTAACTATCAATTGCGGGAAGAAGATAGTGAAAAAGATGAGGAATTTGTTCGTGATTTGGCGAAAAAATATGAGTTGGAAATTGAAGTAATTCATTGTCCGAAGGAAATTACGAAAGGAAAAGGAATCAACATCCAAGAAGCAGCTCGTAATTTCCGACATGCGCATTTTCAACAATTTATTCATGAAAATTCAGCGAATAGAATTCTACTAGCGCATCATCAAGACGATCAAATTGAAACGTTCTTCTTACAGCTTTTGCGCGGATCAGGAATTTTTGGTTTGGGAGGAATGCATGCTGAAAGAAAGGGGATTATTCGTCCGTTTTTGAGCCTGACAAAAGAAGAATTGCGTGATTTCGCTCTTGAAAATAAACTTCAATGGAGAGAAGATTGGAGCAATCAAGAAAATAAGTACAAGCGAAATCAGTTTCGCAATCAGATTATTCCGCAATTAGTAGAATCGAACCCGAATCTGATTGAATCAATTCGGACTATTCAAGAAGTGTTTCGAGAAGAACAGCAATCGATTTATGCGAATTTACAGCGTCGATTACAAGGATGGGAAAAGAGTTTTGTTATTTCATACGACGAATGGGATAACTTGACGGTTGAAGAACGAATAATTGTTTGTAATCAATTCGATTGGCCGTATTGGATGATTGAACGTATCCAAGAATTAAAGGAATCCAAACTTAGCTCTAAAATTGATAAGAGTCCAGTTTTCAGAACCAAAGACGGCTTTTCTTGGAATTCGAATTTGGAAGAAATTACTCATTGGGAATTCAAGATTGAAGAAGTTGAATTCTTACCTGATACATTTACGAAATGGGAAGCCTATTTGGATCAATCTGTTTCTAAGAACTCATTAAAAAAAGGCTTTTCTAGTAAAACAGATTTTATCTATCCAATTGGAATGTCGGGTAAAAGTAATGTGCACAAATTGCTGAAAGACAAAGGGGTTCCGGAACAATGGAGAAGTACGTATCCTGTTTTTTGGAGTGGAGGTCAAATTGTTTGGATTCCAGGTGTTACAGTTTCAAGAAATCACGTGTCGACCAATACTAGTGCTTTGAAAATCAGCGTATCACAAGGTTTAACTAATTTGTAA
- a CDS encoding protein-disulfide reductase DsbD domain-containing protein, translating to MRKLLFLCSFLLLGSSLFAQDRVKWDFSYNPTTKEIQLKASISEGWHLYSQYINNTIGPVPTTFTFTENPNVKFEGEVKEPKAIHEYDENFEAALDFFKSEVIFSRKVAKAKSGEVIKGYVTFMVCNEVMCLPPVDIDFTITIP from the coding sequence ATGCGTAAACTGCTTTTTTTATGCTCATTTTTATTGCTAGGAAGTTCTCTTTTTGCTCAAGACAGAGTAAAATGGGATTTTTCATACAATCCAACAACAAAAGAAATTCAGTTGAAAGCTAGTATTTCAGAAGGTTGGCACTTGTATAGTCAGTATATCAATAATACGATTGGCCCAGTTCCAACGACATTTACCTTTACGGAAAATCCGAATGTAAAATTTGAAGGAGAAGTAAAAGAGCCCAAAGCGATTCATGAATACGATGAAAATTTTGAAGCAGCATTGGACTTTTTCAAATCAGAAGTTATCTTCTCTCGCAAGGTAGCAAAAGCAAAATCTGGAGAAGTAATCAAAGGTTATGTCACATTCATGGTTTGTAATGAAGTGATGTGTTTACCTCCTGTAGATATCGATTTTACCATAACAATTCCATAA
- a CDS encoding protein-disulfide reductase DsbD family protein gives MRITHFFTLLFLALSSFQSFSQVEFPEDKVKWKFTVEQNDKCQATIVAEVTIVPDWDINALVLPKGSFGIPTTFDVVSSKEFKLVGKQSEPKPILHHAEEADEDQAYHVGKVKFKQKIEILSNKDFKVKIKYGYQTCKIDSYCLPPFEAVATVNVKSCEDGIVEIQEVENETTQTPVQTTGNKKNKDNNNESGEKGSSKKETIKSVDNSLDLSNLSNGELFGVAFGFGLLALITPCMFPMIPMTVSFFTKRSKTRKAGIKNAMIYAFSIIAIFILLGVLVAALTKDAGTINKISSNPYLNLFFFALLIVFAISFMGAFEIRLPSKWINKVDAGADKGGVIGIFLMALVLVLVSFSCTGPFVGNILVMVIEKGGIAPIIGMLGFSSAIALPFALFALFPSWLNSLPQSGGWLNTVKVVLGLLELAFAFKFLSNADFAWQSHILEREVFVAIWIGIFAVLALYLLGFIRFPHDDKIEKVSVGRGIFGTFVIAFVFYMIPGLWGAPLKLINAFPPPQYYSESPKGLGGGGTVQSNDMVEGMELGPQGLNVFHNMDDALAYSKKVGKPLFVDFTGFTCVNCRSMEESVWGEPGIIEHLRNDVVIVSLHVDDPKELPKEEQKNVELVPGKFKKLTTYGDKWMYLEIKEFNISAQPYYVMYDSDGKPMRNVGSATYDTHKNPKDFKNWIEKGLESYKK, from the coding sequence ATGAGAATTACTCATTTCTTTACATTGCTCTTTTTAGCATTAAGTTCTTTTCAATCATTTTCCCAAGTAGAGTTTCCTGAAGATAAAGTGAAATGGAAATTTACCGTAGAACAAAATGATAAATGTCAGGCAACAATCGTTGCGGAAGTGACCATTGTACCTGATTGGGATATCAACGCACTCGTTCTCCCAAAAGGTTCTTTTGGAATCCCTACAACTTTTGACGTTGTATCTTCCAAAGAATTCAAGTTAGTTGGTAAACAATCAGAACCCAAGCCAATTTTACACCATGCTGAAGAAGCAGATGAAGATCAGGCATACCATGTAGGAAAAGTCAAGTTCAAACAAAAAATTGAAATTTTATCCAATAAAGACTTTAAAGTCAAAATTAAATACGGATACCAAACCTGCAAGATAGATAGCTATTGCCTTCCTCCATTCGAGGCCGTGGCAACGGTTAATGTGAAATCATGTGAAGATGGAATAGTTGAGATTCAAGAAGTTGAAAATGAGACCACACAAACTCCTGTCCAAACAACTGGAAACAAAAAAAATAAAGACAATAATAATGAATCAGGTGAAAAAGGCTCTTCAAAGAAAGAAACTATTAAATCTGTAGACAACTCTTTAGATTTAAGCAATCTTTCTAATGGAGAGTTATTTGGAGTTGCATTTGGATTCGGTTTATTGGCATTGATTACACCATGTATGTTTCCAATGATTCCTATGACGGTTAGCTTCTTTACGAAAAGAAGTAAAACACGTAAAGCTGGAATCAAAAATGCAATGATTTATGCTTTTTCGATTATTGCCATTTTTATACTATTGGGTGTGCTTGTTGCTGCATTGACAAAAGATGCTGGAACTATCAATAAAATTTCTTCAAATCCCTATCTCAATTTATTCTTCTTTGCACTTTTGATTGTTTTCGCTATTTCCTTTATGGGAGCGTTCGAAATTAGATTGCCAAGTAAATGGATTAATAAAGTAGATGCTGGAGCGGATAAAGGTGGAGTCATCGGAATTTTCCTAATGGCTCTTGTATTGGTATTGGTTTCGTTTTCATGTACAGGTCCGTTTGTAGGTAACATTCTGGTAATGGTTATTGAAAAAGGAGGTATTGCGCCTATTATTGGGATGCTTGGCTTTTCAAGTGCAATTGCCCTTCCGTTTGCCTTGTTTGCCTTATTTCCAAGCTGGTTGAATTCACTTCCACAGTCGGGAGGATGGCTGAATACTGTAAAAGTTGTTTTGGGATTACTTGAATTGGCTTTTGCTTTTAAATTCTTATCCAATGCTGACTTTGCATGGCAGTCTCACATCTTGGAACGTGAAGTTTTCGTGGCAATCTGGATAGGTATTTTTGCAGTGCTAGCACTTTATCTGCTTGGATTTATTCGTTTCCCTCATGATGATAAAATTGAGAAGGTTTCGGTTGGAAGAGGGATATTTGGAACGTTTGTTATTGCATTTGTTTTCTATATGATTCCTGGACTTTGGGGAGCACCTTTGAAATTAATCAATGCTTTCCCTCCTCCACAATATTATTCAGAGTCTCCAAAAGGTTTAGGCGGAGGAGGAACAGTTCAAAGTAATGATATGGTGGAAGGGATGGAGCTTGGTCCTCAAGGATTGAATGTGTTTCACAACATGGATGATGCGCTTGCCTACTCGAAAAAAGTAGGAAAACCTTTATTCGTTGATTTTACAGGATTCACCTGTGTCAATTGCAGAAGTATGGAAGAAAGTGTTTGGGGAGAACCTGGTATCATAGAACATTTGAGAAATGATGTTGTTATTGTTTCATTACATGTTGATGATCCGAAAGAACTTCCAAAAGAAGAACAAAAAAATGTAGAATTGGTTCCTGGTAAATTCAAGAAATTGACAACTTATGGAGATAAATGGATGTATCTTGAAATAAAAGAATTCAATATTTCTGCTCAACCTTACTATGTAATGTACGACTCTGATGGTAAGCCAATGCGAAATGTCGGGTCTGCAACTTATGATACTCATAAAAACCCTAAGGATTTTAAAAATTGGATTGAAAAGGGACTTGAATCTTACAAGAAATAA
- a CDS encoding chorismate-binding protein yields MIERALFRNSETSFLIGIGCESEFVLNADLNWNALDEFIDVHKGKTLFTVINYQLGLDILTIQRNPNQLPLMRVWIPESTFLYEGVNAYLLEGEYNELNHQLAEELFETTEEISAIQWTAKIDRKNYLERVNKLKEHIQLGDVYELNFCQSIESQSVELTSIQPFFKRMWDANPTPFAGLVETENWMLASASPERFIQKKGSKLISQPIKGTAPRGKTEYEDQENIQGLESSKKERAENVMIVDLVRNDLSRLATKGSVNVDELCKTYTFPTVHQLISTISCELREEVTFSEILKATFPMGSMTGAPKKAAVELAQKYEGFSREFYSGSLGVIYPNGDFDLNVLIRTLVYNQESKKISCGVGGAITILSDAEAEYEECKVKVGKILSLFGSCQW; encoded by the coding sequence ATGATTGAACGCGCGCTTTTTAGAAATTCAGAAACCTCCTTCCTTATTGGAATTGGATGCGAATCTGAGTTTGTATTAAATGCTGATCTAAACTGGAATGCGCTGGATGAATTTATCGATGTACATAAAGGAAAAACCTTATTTACAGTCATTAATTACCAACTTGGATTAGATATTCTGACAATTCAACGTAATCCAAATCAACTACCTTTAATGCGGGTTTGGATTCCAGAAAGCACGTTTTTGTACGAAGGTGTAAATGCTTATCTGTTGGAAGGAGAATACAATGAACTAAATCACCAATTAGCGGAAGAATTATTTGAAACAACGGAAGAAATTTCAGCCATTCAATGGACTGCGAAAATCGATCGAAAGAATTATTTAGAACGTGTCAATAAGCTTAAGGAACACATTCAATTAGGTGATGTTTACGAATTGAATTTCTGCCAAAGTATCGAATCGCAATCTGTTGAATTAACTTCTATTCAGCCTTTTTTTAAACGGATGTGGGATGCCAATCCAACACCATTTGCTGGACTAGTTGAAACGGAAAACTGGATGTTGGCTTCTGCAAGTCCTGAGCGATTCATTCAGAAAAAAGGATCAAAACTCATTTCACAACCGATTAAAGGCACTGCCCCAAGAGGAAAAACGGAATATGAGGATCAGGAAAATATTCAAGGATTGGAATCCAGTAAGAAGGAACGCGCAGAAAATGTAATGATTGTTGATTTGGTGCGAAACGATTTATCGCGACTTGCAACTAAAGGAAGTGTGAATGTAGATGAATTATGCAAAACATATACTTTTCCAACGGTTCATCAATTAATTTCTACGATTTCATGCGAATTGAGAGAGGAAGTAACTTTTTCTGAAATCCTAAAAGCGACTTTTCCAATGGGGTCAATGACAGGTGCCCCGAAAAAAGCCGCGGTTGAATTGGCGCAAAAATACGAAGGCTTTTCCCGTGAATTTTATTCCGGATCATTGGGTGTAATTTATCCAAATGGAGATTTTGATTTGAATGTATTAATTCGGACGCTTGTTTACAATCAGGAAAGCAAAAAAATTTCGTGTGGCGTTGGTGGAGCCATTACGATACTTTCTGATGCAGAAGCTGAATACGAAGAATGCAAAGTGAAAGTTGGTAAGATTTTATCTCTTTTTGGATCATGTCAGTGGTAA